The DNA region GGCCTCGATCAGGCCAAGCTGCGCTTCGCCAAGCGCGACGCGCTGGTGATGCATCCGGGGCCGATGAACCGCGGCGTCGAGATCGATTCCAGCGTCGCCGACGGCGCCCAGTCCCTCATCAATGAGCAGGTGGAGATGGGGGTGGCCGTGCGCATGGCAGCGCTCGAAGCGCTCGCCCGCCACCTGCCGAACGCATGAGCACCATCGGGGGCCGGTCATGCCGTTGAGCGAGGTTCGCCCGCTGCTGTTCGCCAATGCGCGGCTCGTCGATCCGTCGCGCGATCTCGATTTCGTCGGCGATCTCCTGATCGCCGACGGGGTGATTCGCGAGGCGGCGCGCGGCATCGCGTCGTCCGGCGTGCCGGAGGGCACCCAGGTGGTCGATTGCCGCGGCCACGTGCTGGCGCCGGGACTGGTCGACATGCGCGCCTTCGTCGGCGAGCCGGGCGCCGAGCACCGCGAGACGCTGGCCTCGGCCAGCCAGGCGGCGGCGGCCGGCGGCGTCACCACCGTGGTCTGCCAGCCGGAGACCGACCCGCCGATCGACGATCCGGCGGTGGTCGATTTCGTGCTGCGGCGCGCCCGCGACACCGCGATCGTGCGCATCCAGCCGATGGCGGCCCTGACCAAGGGCCTCGCCGGCCAGGAGATGACCGAGATCGGCCTGCTGCGGGCCGCGGGCGCGGTGGCGTTCACCAACGGCGCCAAGAGCATCACCAATGCCCGGGTGTTCCGCCGGGCGCTGACCTACGCCCGCGATTTCGACGCGCTGATCGTCCACCACACCGAGGATCCGGCGCTGGTCGGCGAAGGGGCGATGAACGAGGGCGAGCTGGCGAGCCGCCTCGGGCTTCCCGGCGTGCCGCGCGTCGCCGAGACCATCATGGTCGAGCGCGACATGCGGCTGGTCGCGCTGACCAAGGGCCGCTACCACGCCGCCTCGCTGACCTGCGCCGACTCGCTGGAGGTGCTGGCCCGCGCCAAGGAGGCGGGCCTCGCGGTCACCGCCTCGGTCTCGATCAACCATCTGAGCTTCAACGAGTTCGACATCGGCGCCTTCCGCACCTTCTTCAAGATCTCGCCGCCGCTGCGCGGCGAGGAGGACCGGCTGGCGCTGATTGAGGCGGTGGCGTCCGGGCTGGTCGACGTGGTGATGAGCGACCACAATCCGCAGGACGTCGAGACCAAGCGGCTGACCTTCGCCGAGGCGTCCGCCGGCGCCATCGGGCTGGAGACCATGCTGTCGGCCGGGTTGCGTCTGGTGCATGCCGGCAAGCTGACCCTGCCGAAGCTGCTGCGCGCGATGTCCAGCCGGCCGGCGGAAATCCTCGGCCTGCCCGCTGGCACGCTCAAGCCCGGCGCGCCGGCCGACATCATCGTATTCGACCCCGCCGAGGCGTGGCGGCTCGATCCGGCCGACCTCAAGTCGCGCTGCAAGAACACGCCGTTCGACGAGGCGAAGATGGAAGGCCGGGTGCTGCGGACTCTTGTTGCCGGCCGCACCGTCTATGAATATGTCTGAGCCGCCTGCGCGGGGTCCCACCGGGAGCCCGCTGCCGGAACGCCGATAACTCCTTCTCTTCAATGGTTTCCCGGCGAGGATCGATCAGCGGCCGAGAGCGGCCGGCAGGTCGCCCGCCCGTGGATCGCTTCGTCTGGAATTCACCGTCACGAGGGCATCATGCCGGAGATCGACTGGACATCTGGATGGCCGTCTTTCGCAGCCGCACTGGCGCTCGGCTATCTTCTGGGGACGATCCCGTTCGGGGTCATCTTCACCCGCCTCGCCGGCGCCGGCGACCTGCGCGCCATCGGCTCGGGCAATATCGGCGCCACCAATGTGTTGCGCACCGGCCGCAAGGGACTGGCGGCGGCCACGCTGATCGGCGACGCGCTGAAGGGCGCGGCGGCGGTGCTGATCGCCCATTATCTCTGGAAGGACGTGCAGCAGCCGCTGATCGCTCCGCTTTTCGCCGGTCTCGGCGCCTTCCTCGGCCATCTGTGGCCGGTCTGGCTCAAGTTCAAGGGCGGCAAGGGTGTCGCCACCTATATCGGCGTGCTGGCCGGTCTGGCGTGGCCGGTGGCGCTGATGTTCTGCCTGATCTGGCTGGCGGTCGCTGCGCTGAGCAAATATTCCTCGCTGGCGGCGCTGGTGGCCAGCATCGCCACGCCGTCGCTCCTCATCTTCTTCGGTTATGAGGACGAGGTGCATCTGTTCGTCGGCATGACGGCGCTGCTGTGGTGGATGCACCGCGCCAATATCAGCCGGCTGCGGGCGGGCAAGGAAAGCAAGATCGGCGCCCCGACCGCCGCTCCGTCGCCGGGTTCGGACAGCGCTCCGTGACCGGCACGGCGGGCCGCTGCCTCGACGAGGCGACCCGCCTGGACTGGCTGCGGCTGTGGCGCTGCCAGAATGTCGGCCCGCGCACCTTCCGGGCGCTGGTCAATCATTTCGGCAGCGCGCGCGCCGCGATCGAGGCCTTGCCCACCCTCGCCAAGCGCGGCGGCAGCCGCAGCATCAAGGTGGCGACCCGCGACGAGGTCGAGCGCGAACTGGCCGCCGCCCGCCGCCTCGGTGTCGTGTTCGTGGCGCTCGGCGAGCCGGACTATCCGCCGCGTCTGCGCGAGGAGGACGACGCCCCGCCCCTCCTGGCGGTCCGCGGCCGGACCGAGGTGCTGACCCAGCCGATGGTGGCGATCGTCGGCGCCCGCAATGCCTCCGCCGCCGGGCAGAAGATGGCGGCCCTGCTGGCGCGCGACCTCGGCGCCGCCGGGTTCGTGATCTCCTCGGGGCTGGCGCGCGGCATCGACGCCGCGGCCCACGGCGCCTCGCTCCCCACCGGCACGGTGGCGGTGCTGGCCGGCGGCCACGACCGCCCCTACCCGCCCGAGAATGTTCCCCTGCTCGACCGGCTGACCGGCACGGGGGCGGCGGTGTCGGAAATGCCGATGGGCTGGGAGCCACGCGGGCGCGACTTTCCCCGCCGCAACCGGCTGATCTCGGGCATGGCGCTGGGCGTGGTGGTGGTGGAGGCGGCGGAGCGGTCCGGTTCGCTGATCACCGCCCGGCTGGCGGGCGAGCAGGGACGAGAAGTGTTCGCGGTGCCGGGTTCGCCGATCGATCCGCGGGCCGGCGGCAGCAACCGGCTGCTGAAACAGGGCGCGACGCTCGTCACCGAGGCCGCCGACGTGATCGACGCGCTGCGGCCGATCCTGGAGCAGCCAAGGGTGGGATTGTCACACACACCCTCCCAACTGCCGTTGTCGTTGGCGCCTTCGGCCTCGTCCCCAGGATTTTCCCCCGGATCATCTCCCCGGTCGCTGCGCGAACCCGACCCGGTGCCGGTCACACCGGACGACAGCCTGCGCGACCGCATTTCTGCGTTGCTCGGCCCGGCGCCGGTGTCGATCGACGAGCTGATCCGGCTCAGCGCCGCGCCGGCCGCCGCCGTGCAGGTCGTGCTGCTGGAACTCGACCTTGCCGGACGATTGACAAGGCTGGGCAACGGCTTGGTTGCCGCGGCGTGATTCCACGCTCAGGATTTCTTCTTGTCGGTGTGGGACTCCGCCTCCAGGCGCGCCATGTCCAGGACATAGGCGAGCATCGGCAGGCCGTTCCGATATGCCAGGATCGACAACTCGGCCGACACCTCGGCGATGTAGTCCGCCACCGCGGTCTCCGCCTCGTAGCGCGGGTTCAGCAAGGCTCGTTTCGGCGCATGCGCTTCCATTTCCGGTTTCCGCTGTTCCAAAATGAGTGTCATAATTGTGAACCCTCGATTTTTATCACTTTAGCGACAAATGTTCCCCAGCGCAACCCACGCGGTTAGCAATAATTTGTTGCACCCTGGGATTGCGTCGGTTGACTCGCGGGGTTTGACAGGCAGGCTTCCGCCGATCATGTTCCGCGCGCTGAAATTCCGGCGTGACCCACCGTCCTTTTGAGCCTGAGATGCGCGTCGTCGTTGTCGAGTCGCCCGCCAAGGCGAAGACGATCAATAAATATCTCGGCCCCGGCTATGAGGTCGTCGCCTCCTTCGGGCACATCCGCGACCTGCCCGCCAAGGATGGGTCGGTCGACCCCGAAGCCGATTTCCGCATGCTGTGGGACATCGAGGGCAAGGCGGCCAAGCGGCTCGCCGACATCGCCCGTGCGGTCAAGGGCGCCGAGAAGCTCATTCTCGCCACCGACCCGGACCGCGAGGGCGAGGCGATCTCCTGGCACGTGCTGGAAGTGCTGAAGGAGAAGCGCGCGCTCAAGGACGTGGCGGTCGAGCGGGTGACGTTCAACGCCATCACCAAGCAGGCGGTGCAGGATGCGATGACGCATCCGCGCGACATCGACCAGGCGCTGGTGGACGCCTATCTCGCCCGCCGCGCGCTCGACTATCTCGTCGGCTTCACGCTGTCGCCGGTGCTGTGGCGCAAGCTGCCGGGCGCCCGCTCGGCCGGCCGCGTGCAGTCGGTGGCGCTGCGCCTCGTCTGCGACCGCGAGCTGGAGATCGAGCGGTTCCGTACCCAGGAATACTGGACCATCATCGTCCGGCTTCAGACGCCGCGCGGCGACGTGTTCGAGGCGCGCCTCGTCGGTGCCGACGGCAAGAAGCTCGGCCGGCTCGACGTCGGCGATGCCGCCAGCGCCGAGGCGTTGACCCGGGCGCTCGACGCCGGCCGCTACCGCGTCGCCTCCGTCGAGGCCAAGCCGGTCAAGCGCCACCCCTGGCCGCCGTTCACCACCTCGACCCTGCAGCAGGAGGCCAGCCGCAAGCTCGGCTTCGCCCCGGCGCGCACCATGCAGATCGCCCAGCGGCTCTATGAAGGCGTCGATATCGACGGCGAGACGGTCGGCCTCATCACCTATATGCGTACCGACGGCGTGCAGATCGCCGACGAGGCGATCGCCGCGGCGCGCCGGGTGATCGGCACCGAGTTCGGCGACCGCTACGTGCCGCGCGCGCCGCGCCAGTACCGCACCAAGGCCAAGAACGCCCAGGAGGCGCACGAGGCGATCCGGCCGACCGACATGGCCCGGCACCCCGACCGCGTCGCCCGCCTCCTCGAACCGGATCAGGCCAAGCTCTACGAGCTGGTGTGGAAGCGGACCATCGCCAGCCAGATGGAATCGGCCGAGATCGAGCGCACCACCGCCGACATCGTCGCCGCGGTCGATGGCCGCAAGCTCGATCTCCGGGCGGTGGGCTCGGTGGTCAAGTTCGACGGCTTCCTCAAGCTCTACCAGGAGGACCGCGACGACGACGGCGAGGACGAGGAGAGCCGCCGCCTGCCCTTGATCAATACCGGCGAGGCGCTGGACTGCCGCGGCGTCGAATCGACCCAGCACTTCACCGAGCCGCCGCCGCGCTATTCCGAGGCGAGCCTGGTCAAGCGGATGGAGGAGCTCGGCATCGGCCGCCCCTCGACCTATGCCGCTGTTCTCGCCGTGCTGCGCGAGCGCGGCTATGTCCGGCTCGACAAGAAGCGCCTGCACCCGGAAGACAAGGGCCGGCTGGTCACCGCATTCCTGGAGAGCTTCTTCTCGCGCTACATCGAATACGACTTCACCGCCTCGCTGGAGGAACAGCTCGACCGCATCTCCAACGCCGAGCTCGACTGGCGCGAGGTGCTGCGGCAGTTCTGGCAGGACTTCTCCGCCGCGGTGGGCGAGACCAAGGACCTGCGCGTGTCCGAGGTGATCGACGCGCTCGACGAGATGCTGGGGCCGCATTTCTTCCCCGACCTCGGCGACGGGATCGACCGCCGGCGCTGCCCGAATTGCGGCGAGGGCCGGCTGTCGCTGAAGCTCGGCAAGTACGGCTCGTTCATCGGCTGCTCGAACTATCCGGAGTGCAAGTACACCCGCCCGCTGGCGGTGCCCGGCAATGGCGAGAACGGCGCCGAGGGCGACGGCACCCGCACCCTGGGCGAGGATCCCGACAGCGGACTCGAAGTCACGGTGCGCAACGGCCGGTTCGGCCCCTACGTTCAGCTCGGCGAGGGCGAGAAGCCCAAGCGCTCCAGCTTTCCGCGCGGCATGGACCCCGCGTCCGTCGACCTCGACACCGCGCTGGCGCTTCTGTCGCTGCCGCGCGAGGTGGCGACGCACCCGGAAACCGGCAAGCCGATCCTGGCCGGCATCGGCCGGTTCGGGCCCTACGTCCAGCACGACAAGACCTACGCCAATCTCGGCGCCGACGATGACGTGCTGGCGATCGGCGCCAACCGCGCCATCGACCTGATCGTGACCAAGGAGACGCGCGGCCCCCGCGGGCGCGGCGGTGCCGCCGACAGCGGCCGGGTGCTGGGCGAGCATCCCGCGCTCGGCGGGCCGATCAGCGTGCGCGCCGGCCGCTACGGCCCCTATGTCAATCACGGCAAGGTCAATGCCACCCTGCCGAAGGACGTCGCTCCCGACAGCGTGACGCTCGATCAGGCCGTCAGCCTGCTGAAGGCGCGGGCCGAGAAGCTGGAGGCCGAGGGGCCGAAGCGCGGGCGCGCCACCAAGCCCAAGACGACCAAGACGAAGGCCGCCAAGTCGGACGCGGACGAGACCGCGCCGAAAAAGGCGAAAACGACAAAGACCGCGACAAAGGCCGCGAAAACCAACGCAAAGCCGAAAACCGCCAACGCAAAGCCGAAAAGCGCCAAGGCAAAGCCGGCGGAGCCGGCTTGATCTTCGGCCTGAGGCAGTCCTTGCCGCCGGTGCGGTGACGTTTCCGCCGACACGTCCTATTGTGAAGCGGTTCGCCGTTTCGCCATCGTCGTGGCGTAACCTCGCCCCGTTCACGCCGCCCCGCGAGTCGCATTTGCCCAAGCGTTCCAAAACCCTGCCGGCGCTGCCCTCCAGGCAGGACGTGCTGGCGTTCCTGCGCACCCATCCGGGTGCCGGCAAGCGCGAGATCGTGCGCGCCTTCGGTCTCGGCAGCGGCGAACGGGCCGCGCTGAAGGATCTGCTGCGCGATCTCGCCGACGAGGGTCTGGTCGACCGTCGCAAGAAGCGCCTGCACGTGCCCGGCGCCCTGCCGTCGGTGGTGGTGGCGGACATCACCGGCCGCGACGGCGAGGGCGAGCTTCTTGCCGAGCCTGTCGAGTGGGACGAGGCCGAGCACGGCCCGCCGCCGAAGATCCGCGTCCACATTCCTCGCCACAGACGCGCCGCCTTGCCGCCGCC from Blastochloris tepida includes:
- a CDS encoding dihydroorotase produces the protein MPLSEVRPLLFANARLVDPSRDLDFVGDLLIADGVIREAARGIASSGVPEGTQVVDCRGHVLAPGLVDMRAFVGEPGAEHRETLASASQAAAAGGVTTVVCQPETDPPIDDPAVVDFVLRRARDTAIVRIQPMAALTKGLAGQEMTEIGLLRAAGAVAFTNGAKSITNARVFRRALTYARDFDALIVHHTEDPALVGEGAMNEGELASRLGLPGVPRVAETIMVERDMRLVALTKGRYHAASLTCADSLEVLARAKEAGLAVTASVSINHLSFNEFDIGAFRTFFKISPPLRGEEDRLALIEAVASGLVDVVMSDHNPQDVETKRLTFAEASAGAIGLETMLSAGLRLVHAGKLTLPKLLRAMSSRPAEILGLPAGTLKPGAPADIIVFDPAEAWRLDPADLKSRCKNTPFDEAKMEGRVLRTLVAGRTVYEYV
- the topA gene encoding type I DNA topoisomerase; the protein is MRVVVVESPAKAKTINKYLGPGYEVVASFGHIRDLPAKDGSVDPEADFRMLWDIEGKAAKRLADIARAVKGAEKLILATDPDREGEAISWHVLEVLKEKRALKDVAVERVTFNAITKQAVQDAMTHPRDIDQALVDAYLARRALDYLVGFTLSPVLWRKLPGARSAGRVQSVALRLVCDRELEIERFRTQEYWTIIVRLQTPRGDVFEARLVGADGKKLGRLDVGDAASAEALTRALDAGRYRVASVEAKPVKRHPWPPFTTSTLQQEASRKLGFAPARTMQIAQRLYEGVDIDGETVGLITYMRTDGVQIADEAIAAARRVIGTEFGDRYVPRAPRQYRTKAKNAQEAHEAIRPTDMARHPDRVARLLEPDQAKLYELVWKRTIASQMESAEIERTTADIVAAVDGRKLDLRAVGSVVKFDGFLKLYQEDRDDDGEDEESRRLPLINTGEALDCRGVESTQHFTEPPPRYSEASLVKRMEELGIGRPSTYAAVLAVLRERGYVRLDKKRLHPEDKGRLVTAFLESFFSRYIEYDFTASLEEQLDRISNAELDWREVLRQFWQDFSAAVGETKDLRVSEVIDALDEMLGPHFFPDLGDGIDRRRCPNCGEGRLSLKLGKYGSFIGCSNYPECKYTRPLAVPGNGENGAEGDGTRTLGEDPDSGLEVTVRNGRFGPYVQLGEGEKPKRSSFPRGMDPASVDLDTALALLSLPREVATHPETGKPILAGIGRFGPYVQHDKTYANLGADDDVLAIGANRAIDLIVTKETRGPRGRGGAADSGRVLGEHPALGGPISVRAGRYGPYVNHGKVNATLPKDVAPDSVTLDQAVSLLKARAEKLEAEGPKRGRATKPKTTKTKAAKSDADETAPKKAKTTKTATKAAKTNAKPKTANAKPKSAKAKPAEPA
- the dprA gene encoding DNA-processing protein DprA, with translation MTGTAGRCLDEATRLDWLRLWRCQNVGPRTFRALVNHFGSARAAIEALPTLAKRGGSRSIKVATRDEVERELAAARRLGVVFVALGEPDYPPRLREEDDAPPLLAVRGRTEVLTQPMVAIVGARNASAAGQKMAALLARDLGAAGFVISSGLARGIDAAAHGASLPTGTVAVLAGGHDRPYPPENVPLLDRLTGTGAAVSEMPMGWEPRGRDFPRRNRLISGMALGVVVVEAAERSGSLITARLAGEQGREVFAVPGSPIDPRAGGSNRLLKQGATLVTEAADVIDALRPILEQPRVGLSHTPSQLPLSLAPSASSPGFSPGSSPRSLREPDPVPVTPDDSLRDRISALLGPAPVSIDELIRLSAAPAAAVQVVLLELDLAGRLTRLGNGLVAAA
- the plsY gene encoding glycerol-3-phosphate 1-O-acyltransferase PlsY; translation: MPEIDWTSGWPSFAAALALGYLLGTIPFGVIFTRLAGAGDLRAIGSGNIGATNVLRTGRKGLAAATLIGDALKGAAAVLIAHYLWKDVQQPLIAPLFAGLGAFLGHLWPVWLKFKGGKGVATYIGVLAGLAWPVALMFCLIWLAVAALSKYSSLAALVASIATPSLLIFFGYEDEVHLFVGMTALLWWMHRANISRLRAGKESKIGAPTAAPSPGSDSAP